A section of the Papio anubis isolate 15944 chromosome 4, Panubis1.0, whole genome shotgun sequence genome encodes:
- the LOC110742884 gene encoding 40S ribosomal protein S27-like, with protein MRLDSSLLIPYTKINLKSTNSLSGSDDLPTQERASRKGSPSSLPRRGEEETQEETPGAEPQFLFMDVKCPGCYKVTTVFSHAQTVVLCVGGSTVLCQPTGGKARLTEGCSFRRKQH; from the coding sequence atgagGTTGGACTCCTCCCTCctcataccttatacaaaaataaacttaaaatcaaCAAATAGCCTTTCCGGCAGTGACGACCTACCCACACAAGAACGTGCCTCTCGTAAAGGATCTCCTTCATCCCTCcccagaagaggagaagaggaaacacaAGAAGAAACGCCTGGTGCAGAGCCCCAATTCCTATTCATGGATGTGAAATGCCCAGGATGCTATAAAGTCACCACAGTCTTTAGTCATGCGCAAACGGTAGTTTTGTGTGTTGGCGGCTCCACTGTCCTCTGCCAGCCTACAGGAGGAAAAGCAAGGCTTACAGAAGGATGTTCCTTTAGGAGGAAGCAGCACTAA